In the genome of Paenibacillus pabuli, one region contains:
- the phnC gene encoding phosphonate ABC transporter ATP-binding protein has protein sequence MIELHNVTKTYANGTKGLNNINLKFKQGEFIAVVGLSGAGKSTLLRSINRLHDISEGEILINSKSITKAHGKSLRMIRRDIGMIFQSFNLVKRSSVLRNVLAGRVGYHSTLRTILGRFPKEDTELAFDALERVNIAEKAYSRADQLSGGQQQRVAIARVLAQEAKIILADEPVASLDPLTTKQVMDDLKRINQDLGITTIVNLHFIDLAREYATRIVGLRAGEVVFDGPVSEATDERFAEIYGRPILADELLDKQAVQEQRGEVLV, from the coding sequence ATGATTGAGCTTCATAATGTAACGAAAACATACGCTAACGGCACCAAGGGCCTGAATAATATTAATCTGAAATTTAAGCAAGGGGAATTTATTGCCGTCGTTGGTTTGTCTGGTGCGGGGAAATCGACGCTCCTGCGTTCCATTAACCGACTTCATGATATCAGTGAAGGAGAGATTTTGATTAATAGCAAGTCGATTACAAAAGCCCACGGCAAGTCACTTCGCATGATTCGCCGGGATATCGGCATGATCTTCCAGAGCTTCAACCTCGTGAAACGTTCCAGTGTGCTTCGTAACGTGCTTGCTGGACGGGTGGGATACCATTCCACACTTCGTACCATTTTGGGCCGTTTTCCAAAAGAGGACACGGAACTTGCATTTGACGCATTGGAGCGGGTGAATATTGCCGAGAAAGCCTATTCTCGCGCGGATCAATTGTCCGGTGGTCAACAACAACGGGTAGCCATAGCTCGCGTACTTGCACAGGAAGCCAAAATCATTCTGGCAGACGAGCCTGTCGCTTCACTCGATCCACTAACAACGAAACAGGTAATGGATGATCTGAAACGCATCAACCAGGATCTCGGGATTACAACGATCGTTAACCTTCACTTTATCGACCTTGCCAGAGAATATGCGACCCGTATTGTGGGATTGCGTGCCGGCGAAGTGGTGTTTGATGGTCCGGTATCCGAAGCAACGGATGAGCGTTTTGCAGAAATTTATGGCAGACCTATTCTGGCAGACGAACTGCTGGATAAACAGGCTGTACAGGAACAGCGGGGAGAAGTTCTGGTATGA
- the phnE gene encoding phosphonate ABC transporter, permease protein PhnE, which yields MKQPVNVSIDGSFQNESGKGQGPGTGSTVRRPKPPGRTKHLLTLVIILLLLWASAKQTDASFSELIEGFPNMLDLLREMFPPRWSYFDNIVQGMLETIRMALIGTTIGAIIAIPVSIICAGNLMPSRWIYYPARFVLNLIRTVPDLLLAALFVAVFGLGPIPGILALAVFSVGLIAKLTYETLETIDQGPLEAMTAVGMNRIQLIVYGVVPQLAAQFTSYVLYAFEINVRAAAILGLVGAGGIGLYYEATLGFLEYDKTSVIILFTLVIVLIIDYVSTKLREKLL from the coding sequence ATGAAGCAACCCGTAAACGTATCGATAGATGGATCATTTCAGAACGAGTCAGGGAAGGGGCAGGGACCAGGCACAGGTTCGACTGTCCGCCGTCCCAAACCACCAGGGCGCACCAAACATCTGCTCACCTTGGTCATTATTCTGCTGCTTTTGTGGGCAAGTGCCAAACAGACGGATGCCAGCTTCAGCGAACTGATCGAAGGTTTCCCCAACATGCTGGATTTGCTGCGTGAGATGTTCCCGCCGCGCTGGAGCTACTTTGACAACATCGTTCAGGGCATGCTGGAGACGATCCGTATGGCTCTGATCGGTACAACAATCGGTGCGATCATCGCAATTCCGGTCTCCATCATCTGTGCAGGCAACCTAATGCCTAGCCGCTGGATTTACTATCCGGCCCGTTTTGTACTGAACCTGATTCGTACCGTGCCTGACCTGCTGCTGGCGGCGCTGTTCGTAGCTGTGTTTGGACTGGGACCGATTCCTGGTATATTGGCACTCGCCGTCTTCTCGGTGGGACTGATTGCCAAGCTGACCTACGAAACGCTGGAAACGATTGATCAGGGACCGCTTGAAGCGATGACGGCTGTCGGCATGAACCGAATTCAACTCATTGTTTATGGCGTGGTGCCACAACTGGCTGCCCAGTTTACTTCCTATGTACTGTATGCCTTTGAGATTAATGTACGTGCCGCTGCGATTCTCGGATTGGTTGGAGCTGGGGGTATCGGACTGTATTATGAAGCAACACTTGGATTCCTGGAATATGACAAAACGAGTGTAATCATTCTGTTTACCCTTGTCATTGTTCTGATCATTGATTATGTAAGTACTAAGCTGCGGGAGAAATTGTTATGA
- the phnE gene encoding phosphonate ABC transporter, permease protein PhnE, translated as MMKNETSVIRRKPRKNPLRWVIVILLILVYAWALAGVPFTGLKETAGQIMKAIIAGVFSPDWDFVYLPEGEDLLRGLLDTLAISVLGTVISAVLCIPFAFWSARNMSSFRPVSGTGKMVLSFIRTFPEIIMALLFIKAVGPGSFAGVLALGLHSIGMLGKLFADEVENIDYGPSEALLASGATRMQQLWFAVLPQVLPGFLNYTLYRFEINVRSATILGVIGAGGIGTPLIFALSTRNWPRVGIILLGIIVMITIIDLISGYIRKKLV; from the coding sequence ATGATGAAAAATGAAACAAGCGTCATCCGGCGCAAACCACGGAAGAACCCGCTTCGCTGGGTCATTGTAATCTTGCTTATCCTAGTGTACGCTTGGGCACTTGCCGGTGTACCTTTTACAGGATTGAAAGAAACCGCTGGTCAGATCATGAAGGCCATTATCGCCGGGGTTTTCTCCCCGGATTGGGATTTTGTTTATCTGCCTGAGGGTGAAGATTTGCTGCGGGGATTGCTGGATACGCTGGCGATCTCGGTGCTGGGTACCGTCATCTCCGCTGTACTTTGTATTCCGTTTGCATTTTGGTCTGCCCGGAATATGAGCAGCTTCCGTCCTGTATCGGGTACGGGCAAAATGGTGCTCAGCTTTATCCGTACGTTCCCGGAGATCATCATGGCTTTGCTGTTTATCAAGGCGGTAGGACCGGGTTCTTTTGCGGGTGTACTCGCCCTTGGCCTGCATTCCATCGGGATGCTAGGTAAACTGTTCGCTGATGAAGTGGAAAATATTGATTATGGTCCTTCTGAAGCGTTGCTCGCTTCCGGAGCGACTCGCATGCAGCAGCTGTGGTTTGCGGTACTGCCACAGGTTCTGCCTGGATTTCTTAACTACACGTTGTATCGGTTCGAGATTAATGTGCGTTCCGCAACCATTCTGGGGGTAATCGGGGCAGGAGGGATCGGTACACCGCTGATCTTCGCACTCAGCACACGGAACTGGCCGCGAGTAGGGATCATCTTGCTGGGTATTATCGTGATGATTACGATCATTGATCTGATCTCGGGATACATCCGCAAGAAGCTGGTGTAG
- a CDS encoding IS3 family transposase (programmed frameshift), translated as MSKFNLDLKIEAIHQYLSGNEGIKSIAKSLGINHEILRMWIKQYEYHGLKAFEKTYTAYSLTYKLDVLNYMNENGTSPNEAAVIFNISSPGVIRRWRSQFNENGIDALKPKIKGRHRMTDKNKKGLQKQEPAEGSLEALQAELERLRMENAYFKKVECLSSKQGKITKQDKAQVVYELRLEFPVVALLAFAEVPRSTFYYWVKQFDKPDLDADLKLLIQSIYEEHHGRYGYRRIRDELVNRGHRVNHKKVLRIMKELGLQSVVRMKKYRSYKGTVGKIAPNVLDRNFLAEKPNEKWVTDITEFKLFGEKMYLSPVLDLYNGEIITYTVGSRPTYSLVSEMLNKAFKRLSNEDKLLLHSDQGWHYQMKQYRQALKRQAIIQSMSRKGNCYDNAVMENFFGIMKSEFFYLHEFESVDHFKQELARYMDYYNHKRIKSKLKGMSPVQYRAHAQQIA; from the exons TTGTCAAAATTTAATTTAGACTTGAAAATAGAAGCTATTCATCAATATTTATCAGGAAATGAAGGGATTAAAAGCATTGCGAAATCCTTAGGAATTAATCATGAAATCCTGCGTATGTGGATCAAGCAATACGAATATCACGGTTTAAAAGCTTTTGAAAAAACCTATACAGCTTACTCTCTAACCTATAAACTAGACGTACTCAACTATATGAACGAAAATGGGACGTCTCCAAATGAAGCTGCTGTCATTTTCAATATCTCTTCTCCAGGGGTTATTCGAAGGTGGCGCAGTCAGTTCAATGAAAATGGGATCGACGCCCTAAAACCAAAGATAAAGGGGCGTCATCGTATGACGGATAAGAATAAAAAAGGACTTCAAAAGCAAGAACCTGCTGAGGGATCGCTTGAAGCTCTACAAGCTGAATTAGAACGTTTGCGTATGGAAAACGCCTACT TTAAAAAAGTTGAATGCCTTAGTTCAAAACAAGGAAAAATCACCAAACAAGACAAAGCGCAAGTCGTCTATGAATTAAGGCTTGAATTCCCGGTGGTTGCATTGTTAGCGTTCGCTGAAGTCCCACGTAGTACCTTCTATTACTGGGTGAAGCAGTTTGACAAGCCAGATCTAGACGCAGATCTAAAACTCCTTATTCAATCCATTTATGAGGAACATCATGGGCGTTATGGATATCGTCGTATCCGTGATGAACTAGTTAATCGTGGACACCGAGTTAACCATAAAAAAGTACTGCGTATCATGAAAGAATTAGGCCTGCAATCAGTGGTGCGTATGAAGAAATATCGCTCCTATAAAGGAACAGTAGGTAAGATTGCACCCAACGTACTGGATCGTAATTTTCTAGCAGAAAAACCAAATGAGAAGTGGGTTACGGATATTACTGAATTCAAGTTGTTTGGAGAAAAGATGTATTTATCACCTGTTCTGGACTTGTATAACGGTGAGATTATTACGTACACAGTAGGGTCTCGCCCTACGTATTCATTAGTCTCCGAGATGCTAAATAAAGCCTTTAAACGCTTGTCCAACGAGGATAAACTCCTCCTGCATTCGGATCAAGGCTGGCACTACCAGATGAAGCAGTATCGACAGGCTTTAAAGAGACAAGCGATTATCCAGAGCATGTCACGCAAAGGGAATTGTTATGATAACGCAGTAATGGAGAACTTCTTTGGCATTATGAAGTCAGAGTTTTTTTATCTTCATGAATTTGAAAGTGTAGATCACTTCAAGCAAGAGCTGGCACGATACATGGATTACTACAATCACAAACGCATCAAGTCAAAATTAAAAGGCATGAGTCCGGTACAATACCGAGCTCATGCCCAACAAATTGCATAA
- a CDS encoding chitinase N-terminal domain-containing protein codes for MGKLTRMRGVWVKSLLALSMALPLQIGLWNGDAAVQAEWATDPAPFIQAKVVNGNAGKKVLFDNTHAQTAGAADWVIDGGFSDFGNALANDGYYVKELRKTSPFTYDDLKEYNVFVIAEPNVPFKTTEQAAMKEYVEKGGSIFFIGDHYNADRNKNRWDGSEAINGYRRGAFEDPAKGMSTDERNSEAMQNVTSTDWLSDNFGVRFRYNALGDINATNIVPAGQAFGITEGVSAVAMHAGSTLAITDPTKAKGIVYLPKTNAAWPNAVDQGVYNGGGVEEGPYVAVSKLGAGKAAFIGDSSPVEDASPKYLREETGARKTTYDGFKEVDDGKLLVNTVNWLATQENYTSLTQVNGLQLDNVTALLPFEQPAASTEPQAEPWAAPAAGYKWYDRSTFKAGSYGGPASSANASYSFVKQDTLPNAEDFQIRVVVENMPANTTVSGYSAGIYLTGGTQVAMIQNESGTWPTSYGYSSNFSVTSDSKGRAIKDLNVRIKPGTTGAASLRLRLNGSNLITNAVTIGNVPAEQLPEEEGPIPATISIADARTKVAGSTVTVEGVVTTEPGAFGGQSFYLQDTTGGLYVFQSTGGFHAGDVVKVTAATALYNSEFELTDIVAIEKTGTASIPAAIEVPAVTAANQGQLVQLKEVTVQNIVSATPAGSFEFDAVAADGTSTHVRVDTRTGVTQTSFPYAAGDKISVTGVAAIFKDVFQLKPRSLNDFVKVEEGGEEGPSTPAVGAPGKPALTSNNGYSNGLSEGSYTVTMNLWWGDNGTSYKLYEDGVLIDTQKLTDATPAAQSAQTTITGKTNGTYTYVAELTNSKGSTRSEVLTVKVANAAPGKAVLSQDNWDGDGNYKVTMNLWWGTNATEYRLYENGQLIDTKALNAVTPNAQSAVTDVSGHANGTYTYRAELINAAGVTSTETITVQVTKSAVSLPAAS; via the coding sequence TTGGGTAAATTGACACGTATGCGAGGAGTATGGGTAAAATCACTCCTGGCATTGTCCATGGCATTGCCGCTTCAGATCGGATTGTGGAACGGAGATGCAGCGGTTCAAGCCGAATGGGCAACAGACCCTGCACCGTTCATTCAGGCAAAGGTTGTTAATGGAAATGCAGGCAAGAAAGTATTGTTCGACAATACTCATGCACAGACAGCCGGAGCGGCTGACTGGGTCATTGACGGAGGTTTCTCTGACTTCGGCAATGCACTTGCGAACGATGGATATTATGTAAAGGAACTGCGCAAGACGTCCCCTTTTACCTATGACGATCTGAAAGAATATAACGTGTTTGTCATCGCTGAACCCAATGTTCCCTTCAAAACGACAGAACAGGCAGCCATGAAAGAGTATGTAGAAAAAGGCGGCAGCATCTTCTTCATTGGAGATCACTACAATGCTGACCGTAACAAAAACCGCTGGGACGGTTCCGAAGCGATTAATGGCTATCGTCGTGGCGCGTTTGAAGATCCAGCCAAGGGCATGAGCACAGATGAGCGTAACTCTGAGGCTATGCAAAATGTAACCAGCACGGACTGGCTATCCGATAATTTCGGCGTACGCTTCCGTTACAACGCATTAGGCGATATTAACGCAACTAACATTGTGCCTGCTGGACAAGCATTTGGCATTACAGAAGGTGTATCTGCTGTAGCCATGCACGCAGGTTCTACACTTGCGATCACCGATCCAACCAAGGCTAAAGGTATTGTATACCTGCCAAAAACGAATGCAGCTTGGCCGAACGCTGTTGACCAAGGCGTATACAATGGCGGTGGAGTTGAAGAAGGTCCTTACGTAGCCGTTTCCAAGCTGGGTGCAGGTAAAGCAGCGTTTATCGGGGACTCTTCTCCAGTTGAGGATGCTTCACCGAAGTATCTGCGCGAAGAGACTGGCGCTCGCAAAACAACCTATGACGGCTTCAAAGAAGTGGATGACGGCAAATTGCTGGTTAATACGGTTAACTGGCTTGCTACACAAGAAAATTACACTAGCTTGACTCAAGTAAACGGACTTCAACTGGACAATGTAACTGCATTGCTTCCGTTCGAACAACCTGCGGCTTCCACAGAACCACAGGCTGAACCTTGGGCCGCACCAGCTGCAGGATACAAATGGTATGATCGTTCCACGTTCAAAGCAGGTTCTTATGGTGGACCAGCTTCAAGCGCGAACGCTTCCTACAGCTTCGTGAAGCAGGACACCCTGCCTAATGCGGAGGATTTCCAAATCCGCGTAGTTGTAGAGAACATGCCTGCTAACACAACCGTTTCCGGTTACAGTGCAGGAATTTACCTGACTGGCGGAACGCAAGTGGCCATGATTCAAAATGAAAGTGGCACATGGCCGACTTCGTACGGCTACAGCTCCAACTTTAGCGTTACTTCCGACAGTAAAGGTCGTGCAATTAAGGACCTGAATGTTCGTATCAAACCAGGTACTACGGGCGCTGCCAGCCTGCGTCTGCGTCTGAACGGCAGCAACCTGATTACCAATGCAGTTACAATCGGCAATGTTCCGGCTGAACAGCTTCCGGAAGAAGAAGGACCAATCCCGGCAACAATCAGCATTGCTGATGCTCGCACCAAAGTAGCTGGTTCAACGGTTACGGTTGAAGGCGTAGTTACTACAGAGCCAGGCGCTTTTGGTGGACAATCCTTCTATCTTCAAGACACCACCGGCGGCCTGTATGTTTTCCAAAGTACTGGCGGCTTCCACGCTGGAGATGTGGTTAAAGTAACCGCAGCAACGGCGCTGTACAACAGTGAATTTGAGCTTACAGATATCGTAGCGATCGAGAAAACAGGTACAGCCTCCATTCCTGCTGCCATTGAGGTTCCAGCGGTAACGGCTGCAAACCAGGGTCAACTCGTTCAATTAAAAGAAGTGACTGTTCAAAACATCGTTAGTGCAACTCCGGCAGGTTCGTTTGAATTCGATGCGGTTGCAGCGGACGGAACAAGCACGCATGTACGTGTGGATACACGCACAGGTGTAACGCAAACTTCCTTCCCTTACGCAGCGGGCGATAAAATCAGCGTGACAGGTGTTGCCGCTATTTTCAAAGATGTATTCCAACTGAAACCTAGAAGCTTGAACGATTTCGTAAAAGTTGAAGAAGGCGGCGAAGAAGGACCTTCTACGCCGGCAGTTGGCGCACCAGGTAAACCGGCGCTTACATCCAACAATGGTTACAGCAATGGTCTGTCCGAAGGATCTTATACAGTTACGATGAACCTCTGGTGGGGTGACAATGGCACAAGCTATAAGCTGTATGAGGACGGCGTGCTAATTGACACACAAAAGCTGACAGACGCTACCCCGGCGGCACAATCGGCCCAAACAACGATCACTGGCAAAACCAATGGTACGTACACATATGTAGCCGAGCTGACGAACTCCAAAGGCTCAACTCGCAGTGAAGTACTCACTGTAAAAGTAGCAAATGCTGCTCCTGGCAAAGCAGTTCTCTCCCAAGACAATTGGGATGGGGACGGCAACTACAAAGTGACGATGAATCTGTGGTGGGGAACCAATGCAACAGAATACCGTCTCTATGAGAATGGTCAACTGATCGATACCAAAGCGCTGAACGCCGTAACACCTAATGCACAAAGCGCGGTGACAGATGTATCCGGTCACGCGAATGGAACGTACACGTATCGCGCCGAGCTGATCAATGCAGCGGGTGTGACAAGCACGGAAACGATTACGGTACAAGTAACGAAATCTGCTGTATCTCTGCCAGCAGCAAGCTAA
- a CDS encoding RNA polymerase sigma factor, which yields MNKTAIHDAYVNYKSEVTRYLSQIVKNPQDAEDLTQECFIRMMNVTADIPEERLLYYLKRIARNLAMDTFRKRTRTLKRDSRLEMQTYHCDTSELEISEGVNDLVSIINNTEHRKILELRVIHGYSIKETAQLVSRSEGMIKSSVFHAVNRIRAKVIS from the coding sequence GTGAACAAAACAGCCATTCATGATGCTTATGTAAACTATAAATCAGAAGTGACACGGTATCTATCTCAGATTGTCAAAAATCCACAGGATGCGGAAGATCTGACGCAGGAGTGCTTCATACGAATGATGAATGTAACGGCAGACATTCCGGAAGAACGGCTGCTCTACTACCTCAAAAGAATTGCACGTAACCTCGCCATGGATACGTTCCGCAAGCGAACCCGTACACTGAAGCGGGACAGCAGGTTGGAGATGCAGACGTATCATTGTGATACATCCGAGTTGGAGATCTCCGAAGGTGTTAACGATCTGGTATCGATTATTAACAATACGGAGCATCGCAAAATTCTTGAATTACGGGTGATTCACGGGTACAGCATCAAGGAAACCGCCCAGCTCGTCAGCCGGAGTGAAGGCATGATCAAATCCTCGGTATTCCATGCCGTCAATCGCATTCGAGCCAAAGTCATCTCATAA
- a CDS encoding response regulator transcription factor — MRPKQILIIEDEESIRDILSYSLRKEGFEMTEAATGREGLDLLRESRPDLILLDLMLPDMSGFDVCRQLSVNSKIPVIMITAKSDMLDKVLGMELGADDYITKPFDIREVVVRIRAIFRRIDLISETLENQSYEVVRLGRHIEIRKDEREVWKDGERAGLTNKEYDLLLYLVNHHRKVHTRSELLDKVWGFDFPGDTRTVDIHIQRIRKKLDSGEQGISLIETVFGVGYKLNIQVHT; from the coding sequence ATGAGACCGAAACAGATATTAATTATTGAGGACGAAGAGTCCATTCGCGACATCCTATCCTATTCTTTGCGCAAGGAAGGATTTGAGATGACCGAAGCAGCAACTGGAAGAGAGGGCCTGGATCTGCTCAGGGAGTCCAGACCAGACTTGATCCTGCTCGACCTGATGCTGCCGGACATGAGCGGGTTCGATGTATGCAGACAGCTTTCTGTGAATTCGAAGATTCCCGTGATTATGATTACGGCGAAGTCCGATATGCTGGACAAGGTGCTGGGTATGGAGCTGGGGGCAGACGATTATATTACCAAGCCATTCGACATTCGTGAGGTGGTTGTGCGCATTCGGGCCATTTTCCGCCGGATTGATCTGATCAGCGAGACGCTCGAGAATCAGTCCTATGAAGTGGTGCGGCTGGGCAGACACATTGAGATACGCAAGGACGAGCGTGAAGTCTGGAAGGATGGGGAACGCGCCGGACTGACCAATAAGGAATATGATTTGCTGCTGTATCTGGTCAATCATCACCGCAAGGTACATACAAGGTCTGAGTTGCTGGATAAAGTGTGGGGATTTGATTTTCCCGGAGATACACGGACGGTAGACATTCATATTCAGCGCATTCGCAAGAAGCTGGATAGTGGGGAGCAGGGGATTTCACTTATTGAGACGGTCTTCGGCGTGGGGTACAAACTGAATATTCAGGTGCATACATGA
- a CDS encoding sensor histidine kinase, with the protein MKWTIQFKMVVLFSVIVFIGFSALLIISNKVGEENMYREVQEDMVQSKKNLDIALNQYFLIHNKRISEDSLGTGNRDLAEQIGSAVGGKVIVYRSDGTTFSTVGTKAKPGAAKTADLQAAMKSKIAYTTVVDKGRVTGNLSFPVLSEEHIIGIIQLERDYTDLFKRHLRFQNTIKGFAAVIFVFVFIGSVFISRQITKPIRVLTKRSAEVAQGSLNADIHISTKDEIGELASSFTVMIDRVREQIDVIERERDEVKHLQARNKVFFDNVTHELKTPLTTILGYAQILRDNGFTDQAFFEKGLKYIINESQRLNVMVADILEVTVSSTPIQTFRFERVNVSNIIREACEDMSIKAGKYNIGIRYELEPLLYVQGDWNKLKEVFLNVLDNSVKYGNVNSIIQVQSFRLGDSVAILIRDEGEGIPEEALKHVFEPFYRDNGMNRTEKGSAGLGLSIVKNTVEQHGGTVEMKSILNKGTQVNISLPGEWDV; encoded by the coding sequence ATGAAATGGACGATTCAGTTCAAAATGGTCGTTCTTTTCTCGGTTATCGTATTTATCGGATTCTCGGCCTTACTCATTATTTCGAATAAAGTGGGTGAGGAGAACATGTACAGGGAAGTGCAGGAGGACATGGTACAATCCAAAAAAAATCTGGATATCGCCCTCAATCAATATTTCCTGATCCATAACAAACGGATTAGTGAGGACTCCCTGGGAACAGGGAATCGGGACCTCGCAGAACAGATCGGATCAGCAGTAGGCGGCAAAGTTATTGTATATCGATCTGATGGAACCACGTTTAGCACCGTTGGCACAAAGGCGAAGCCGGGTGCTGCCAAAACCGCTGATCTGCAGGCTGCCATGAAATCAAAGATCGCCTACACAACAGTGGTGGATAAAGGCAGGGTCACAGGGAATCTGTCTTTCCCTGTGCTATCGGAAGAGCATATCATAGGCATTATACAGCTGGAAAGGGATTATACGGATCTGTTCAAACGGCATCTGCGATTCCAGAACACCATCAAGGGCTTTGCAGCCGTCATTTTTGTGTTTGTATTCATTGGCTCTGTCTTTATTTCACGCCAGATTACGAAGCCGATTCGTGTGCTGACGAAACGTTCAGCCGAAGTTGCACAAGGCAGCCTGAATGCAGACATCCACATCTCAACAAAGGATGAGATTGGAGAGCTGGCTTCCAGCTTTACGGTCATGATTGATCGGGTCAGGGAGCAGATTGATGTGATTGAAAGAGAACGGGATGAGGTCAAGCATTTGCAGGCACGCAACAAGGTTTTTTTTGACAATGTGACCCATGAATTAAAGACACCGCTGACCACGATACTGGGGTATGCCCAGATTTTGCGGGATAATGGATTTACGGATCAGGCGTTCTTTGAGAAAGGGTTGAAATATATCATCAATGAGAGCCAACGCCTCAACGTTATGGTTGCCGATATTCTGGAAGTGACCGTATCGTCTACACCGATTCAGACCTTCCGTTTTGAGCGGGTAAATGTATCGAATATTATTCGGGAAGCCTGCGAAGACATGTCCATCAAGGCGGGCAAGTACAATATTGGCATTCGCTATGAGCTGGAACCATTGTTGTATGTTCAGGGGGACTGGAATAAGCTCAAGGAGGTTTTTTTGAATGTGCTGGATAACTCCGTCAAATACGGGAATGTAAATTCCATTATTCAGGTTCAATCGTTTCGACTGGGGGATTCGGTAGCCATTCTGATTCGTGATGAAGGAGAAGGCATTCCGGAGGAAGCATTGAAGCATGTATTTGAACCCTTTTACCGGGATAACGGCATGAACAGGACAGAGAAGGGAAGCGCAGGACTGGGCTTGTCCATTGTGAAAAACACGGTAGAGCAGCATGGGGGAACGGTGGAAATGAAGAGTATATTGAACAAGGGAACACAGGTGAATATCAGTCTGCCTGGGGAATGGGACGTATGA